The Polyodon spathula isolate WHYD16114869_AA chromosome 10, ASM1765450v1, whole genome shotgun sequence genome contains the following window.
ttaatttaaccaGGAAAAtcccattgagattaaaatctcttgcaAAGGAGACCTGTTCAAAAAGGAGGCATGTCATatacaccccccccaccccacccccacaaatTCTAATgagcacaaccaatacaaacaagttaattGAATTACATGAAAACAGATCTTGGTGGTCATCTGtatttaacactgttttttttttttttttttgtgaacaaagaTGGCTAGAGGGATTTGAATTGATTACAATCTCGTGTAATTATGTAAGCCCCCCTCTCTCAATACAGACTCCAGCGAAAAGGGTGGTTCATCATATCATCCCTGTGGTTTGTGGGAGCCAGGTTCTATTTATCTGTTTTTAATAGTTCAGTATATTTGTTTGTGTAGGAAGTgtgtggggatttttttttttgtatgtgtgtaatgaatgttttctacaaaaaaataaattttaataagTGTTTTGGGTAACAAATGCAAATGAGAGTTTGTATAgtgtgaattattattttgttggtcatcaATTCTACTGctctgtattttgctttatttttaaaatacaagcacTTGTCTGTTTAATTATGACTTGAGGAGGGGGGGGCTCTTGAGGTATAAGGATAGATTCACAGAGCTTCTCTATCTATCTTAATTAAATGAAAGTTTTTTTGGCTCAAGGCATAGCTATACTTTATAATAGCTAAGGCATCATAATCCAAGACACTTTGGTGGGAATTTACCACGATTTACCATGTCACCTTAGGTGtttattgtaattcattttcaatCCTTCACCTCGCATTTCTGTTCTTTATCATGTCTGTGatttcaccatgctttactgcacttttaCCGTGGTATGCTGTCATGGAGGTGCTGGTTTGTGTTGCAAGACCCTGCTGCTGATGAAGATATCCAGTGAGATGGTGCTGCACTGAAGCTCAGGTACAGAGTTCATCTGAGCTCATCTGGGCTAGGTAGAGATCGCTGAGCTCACCTGGACTAGGTAGAGATCGCAGAGCTCACCTGGGCTAGGAGGAGATCACTGATCTCATGGTATCATTTCAAGCAATAGACAGCCAGGAGTCATTGGGCATGGGAGGGGGGGTTCCCCCCACAAAGTTGTTAATGCTTGAATCTCATGTTGTTCTCAAACCTACATTAATGAACATTGAAGGGAGATGAATGGGTTTTGTGGGTGTAGATACTCTTTATTCTCTTAATTCCAGTGGCTGGGGTTAACAATGACAACTTGTCCACAATGCCCTCAAACACTTTGATATAATGATGTATATAGTAACGCTGATGAATGAATTGCATCAGTAATTCCAGGATACAGCCTTCAAATCCAACCATGATATCATCATTGCTTGGTAATACTATCTGTAGTTCGAAGGGTGTTGCATGACATCGTCACAAACCTAATGAACCCACACCAAGCTCAATCACAAACAGATTCCTTCTGGCCTCGACTGgtagtaaaaaagaaagaattaaagaAATTGTAGTGTGGGGTTGTGGAGAGAGGAAATCTCCCAGCCTGCTTCTGTGAGACAAAGAGTGGCATTCCATTGAACTGCACTACTGTGATTGGAGCCGACCCTTGGACTGCTTTGCAAACCTGTCCTGCTGTCTGGTTTACCTAATCAGGGGGTGAAGTCCATCAGTTGAGGGGGCGGGGAGGAGGAGAGTGTATGTATGCGGGTTTGATCTctgctctctcactccctccctgACTAACTCAGGTCAGCACGTATTCTACTGAACGGATTCCTCCATACCTCTCGTATAGCCATGAAGCTGCCTGTCCCTGTCCTCCTGTTCCTTTGCCTCTCTCTGGTGCCCGTGTCCTCCCAGGAGGCAGATCAAGCTACTCCCGCGCCACAACAGACCCTCAACAACACAGAGGAGGATTCAGACTGGGGCATCGGGAGCGTTCGGGGCGGCTTCGAGGCAGTCAGTGGATACTTCGACTCGTTCCTGGAGCTCCTGGGGGGGCGCAATGGGGTCTGCCAGTACCGCTGCAGATTTGGTATGTACAATTAATACAGACAGATGAAAGAGAATGTAATAGGACACAACATTTTTTaccaatgatatatatatatatatatatatatatatatatatatatatatatatatatatatatatatattaaattataccaTGTAAAACATGTGCTTTGAACTATAAGCAGTCACCTCACAACAGATTGGATTGTTTGTATAGAGAAACCTTGAATAATCATCTGATGTTGATTTAGGAAAACTAGTCCAAGAccagtgctaatctgggtctgtgaaaccagctgatcGGTACTTTGAAAATTCTGTAACTGCCAACCTTTGAAATGAAGGGATGAAGCTTTGCCTTATCAGTCTTGGTGAACTGGCTCctgtattctgtaaatatgtaCTGGTGGCAGGTGTTGTGCAATACGCAGTGAGCTGCTTTAACCTGTACACTGTAATTGTGTTTCCAATCAACACTGCACAGTCGTTATCCCCTGCCAGGGATGCCTACACGGGACATCAGTTTAATACAGGTCCTGTTAACTGCTACAGAATATTGCATGGTTTTGTTAATGACTCACAGCAATTCATATTCCTCTAAGTCTctctagaaaaaacaaaagcaacagtaAAAGGCATTTGTTCTTCTGGTCTGCAAATGAAATATAGTTACAATATGCTGCAAGTGCTCTTTGATATCACATGTTCCAGTCACCCTTTAATCTCTCTCCCCAGGAAAGGCTCCCCTGCCCAGGCCAGACTACAAGATCCCTGAGCCCAATGGCTGCAGTTCCTATTTCCTGGGACTCCAGGTACCAGAAACTGTATGTAAAGAACACTAATATCACCAGAAAGATCAACAACACAATCAACAAGGAATAAATCATGTGATCTCCAGccggaccccctgtggctgctggttttcatgccaaccaaactctcaattacttaactagaccctttaattgaactaatcatttgcttaattcaacctttttacttgttatcagctcttaaacagttgcagttcaagttatttatcaAATCTTATAGCTAAcgtgaaatatgcaactgtttagaacacccactttcaaaattttcacctttcgTTGCCATgtatcctggaattaaaatgcattcattttttttttcatttatctacacatcctaccccacatcttccaagtgaaaaaaaatattctagaaatttgtagaaaattcattaaaaataaaaactgaaatagcttggttggataagcaacaaaatgtgacaaaggttcaagggggtgtagattttctataggtactgtatactgtagtgtgtgtgtgtgtgtgtgtgtgtgtgtgtgtgtatatatatatatatatatatatatatatatatatatatatatatatatatatatataagatatgtgTAAAATTTGTGAAAACTTACCacttctgaaaaagaaaacaatggggATCACACATATACCAAGAAATGAAATAGGAAAGAAATAACCCAAATTTGTAGTAAAGTATCTCTATGATCACCTATacctgggatggaaataagactcccattgcatagcagtttgatccatctctggttttattgtgtttaataagacacatctgagtttgtcacctatacactgtggctaatcaagttcctactaaaacctggaatgggtgaaactgctgtgcattaGGAGTCTCTCATCACTGTCTTTCTCAGCTGGTTTGACTCTCAGTGATTTTGTTCCCCTCCAGCTTGACCTGGGCATCCCGGCTATGACCAAGTGCTGTAACCAGCTGGACCTCTGCTATGACACGTGCGGCGCCAACAAGTACCGCTGTGACACCAAGTTCCGCTGGTGCCTCTACGGGATCTGCTCTGACCTCAAGAAGAGCTTGGGCTTTGTGTCAAAGGTCAAaggtcagtgtgtatgtgtttttttttttttttttttttttttacatacatgttATAGCTTTACTTTGAGCAGTTCATGGATAAAATAACAGTAAGCTGTCAAAACTACAAactgaataaacaaacattagCTGTCTAGTTAAAAACAGctaatgtttgtttattcagtTTGTCAGGGCACTGAGGACATTGCCACCGGATGTAAATTGTAGGTACTACTGTGATGATGTCAGGATAATCCAGCATGCATTCAGATTGGATGAGGCTCATcttgtaatattttataaatcattcaATCCCTCTCAACCAATCAAAACTCAACATTTTCAAATTTACAATTCTTTAACCATACAGGTGTCAACTGACAAGGCTAATTCCTTTATCAGTGTTATCTTCATGAGCTgcattagccaaaatgtttgtctgcttgccTCTTGAGTTATTAAAAACGAGTGAAGCTGTTTTATAACGACATTCCTTTTCTCTCTGTCACTCGTACCTGCAGCCTGTGAGTCTGTAGCAGACACCCTGTTCAACACGGTCTGGACGCTGGGCTGCAAACCATTCATGAACAGCCAGAGGGGGGCTTGTATCTGTGACGAGGAGGAGAAAGAGGAACTGTAAACCCAAGGACAGTCGTGCCAGTGCCGGAGAGACATTCCTGCAGCACCAGCACAAGATAGaacatgaaataatacaataatacagtacaagaaCACTTGTATTACAGCACATCTTGATCTAAGAATATTCCACAACGTTAAAACCGTTCTACACAGAGACCAGCGCAGTCAAAAACTAGATTAAATGGCCATGTCTACAGTTGTGACCAAACTATGGATTTCTGTGATTGTTGCGATGCTGGGTCTTCTTAAGGAGTGCTGACCAATTCCAGCCAATCAGACTTTCAAATTCTTGGGCCTATAGACtcttaataaaatatacaacagaCATGGAGCTCTGTGGCTCCTAAGGGGCAAACTGGTCTTTTGTATAGCAAGAATAAAACACTGATCCTAGACTCAATAACAAACGACACAATGACACATCAGGGGCTCTAACAGCCTGCTGGGCTGGTAAGTCACCTGAATCAGCCTCTTCATATTGCTTTCTTGTTGCTGTAGTCTCGCCTTCATGCTGTTTGCAAACAAATTTAGCTTAAATGTgtcattatttatttgcttgGACTTGTATGAAATGTAAACCACATTGTGCTGGATCAGACTGCAGgaaagtaggtttttttttttttttttttttttttttttttttttatttcattaccaAAGATGaagaaaataccaaaacaaagTCTCCTGAGGCTGAAGGTTACAGAAAGCCCTTTCAATGGATAATGAGATTCCCTGTTTGTTGGGGTTTTTCCACCACCTAAATCCACCATCAAATCAACGAGTCCAGATATAATAAAGGTTCTATGTTTAAATTGCCAATCTGAATGGATTTTtctagtttatattttatattgtatggtGCTGGTGTAACCTCTATAGTTTAATCTCTAAAGAGAGCACCTCACACCTACAATGTAGAGACTATAGGAGGAAGGaggggtactgtttaatatatagGGAGGGAGAAAAGGAGGGGGGTACTGTAATATAGAGGGGGGGGGTTATTCAATATAGAGGAAGGAGGGGTACTGTTTAGTGTTAGTTGTTTATGccatgtatgtgctttggcaATTTGAGAGAGAGAGTAAATGATATGACATTACTGATCTCTGTCAACCTGGTTACAGACACACCAGGGTGCTGCAGgctttctatttcatttttaattaatttaattaaaaactatgAATAATGCCAACAATTGCCTATGAAgtttcttatatttatttatttatttatttatttagttttatttttcaatgctgTTTGTAGTCATTTTGAGTAGTTGGGTTCTGTTGTTCAAAGACTGAGTTTTTGTCTAGAGCTTCCTTTAAAATGGCTGtaagcttgtctggagaatcctagcTGCCAGGAAAGAACGGTCTTCctcgttccattcaaatcatgtgacgaTGTGACCTTAGAACTCTGGCATACCCACTGAGTAAATACTAAAGCTACATAATGATGCAAGAAAAAGACATTCAGTATATATACTACAGAATAACATACTGCATGGCTTCCTACTCTCTCTGTATCATAAACAGATATAAAAGAAGAAATGTAAAACAGAGCCCTTTCCtgatgttatttacaaaaataaaaataaatgtataaaagaataaaagtacagctttGGCATAAGACTCTTCTGGAAACAGCTGGTCACAATCAAttgtaatatattaaatgacCAGCAGGTGGCATTGATGTGCTACATATAATTATGTATGTAAATAATGTAGTTTGGATGCAGGTCAGCAGGGAGGAGGTTACTGATACTCTCAGACAGGGCTGTGATTGGTTACGTTGTGGTGAGGTCAGTCTTCATGGTAAATGATGATTGGCCCGTGGGTGAGGAGGCGGTGATTGAGGTGTCCCGTGTCCTCTTTATCCCACTCATCATGAACCTGCATTGCCTCTATTTTCAATGATGGCCATTTTcccattattgttttttatctaGACAATTGTGTTACTGTAGCGGAACACATTGAGAAGCATGGCAAGTCTAGGGTCAGGTTTGATTTGATGAATCCAGCCTGGCTTCACCCTCACCTCCACCACAGTGCCGGAGGTCTTCAGGCTGAAGTTGATGTTGACGTGAGTGTCGTTGGAGATGCCGCGACAGGAAGTGTTGGTCAGTAAGACCAGACCACCCACCAGGTCCTTTAGGACCACCACCTCGATGCCACTGGACCTACAGTTGACCGGCACTGCAGACAGAGGGAAAGAGAGACATGCACACAAAAAGGCCAGAGTGAACACAACGCTTACTCACAGTATCAATCAATATGTACACTTGGACCTGTATTGTATGGTATAAGAGTGCCGTCTTGTGTGTACAGAAGTTGGGTTTGTGTGATAAAAATTATGACATTTATGGTAAAATAAGACTTGAATGTTCTGAAATCTGTGGTTTGAAATGGCTGTCTTACCAGCGTGCTAGTGGAATCGTTAGGGTTATGCTGGTCAATGCTTTGTGAAGAAGGTTCTGAGAGTGCTGGATGAATCACCTGGGTTCCTCTAACACGCTGGTCAAATGTTGTTATGAGTGACCTGCTCACTGGCTGTGGACATACCGTCACATGTCTTCCTCTCAGGACCCAGGATGCGCCCGATCCCACACTGGTAGCGATAGGACCCCTTCAGATTGACACAGATCTCTGCACAGCCACCATTGTCCTACTCGCACTCATTCACATCTACAGCACACAGAGACGGCAGGGACACAGAGGCAATCCTCCTTCTTATTATCACGGAATGAAATATGAGTGGAAAGAGGCGGGAGAGAGAAGGATTACCATTGGTCTTAGGTCTGTGGTGTTAAGAGACGATGGACAAGGTGGGGGCAATCAGAAAAACAAGAGAAAGAGGAGTAGACAGGGAAGAGTCTCTCAGTAAGAGGTAATACCATTGTCTATCATAGGAGATCattcttgttctctctctctctctctctctccctctctctctctcctatatgaatatatatatatatatatatatatctatatatagattacTTCCACATAggtaatgaatatatatatatatatatatatatatatatatatatatatatatatatatatatatatatatatatatatatatatatatagtagtacaggactgagtaaaattgaatgaaaaacaaaacagctaaacaaaccCCCAACAAGAAGATATTTTCAGCCAGCTTTCGTGTAGcttagagtgaccggcaaagctccTCTGGGTTTAaattttcaccatccaagctgacgACGAGgtaacagacagcccttgttgtatcccctgctgtgttggcactgaactctgctggggaaaaaaaggggacgttaaggactgctgtgctgtaagtagttcatcttgggttgtctgtcgggactgtaccataaaataacatttgcttACTAAGGTAGGTGTAGGGtgggcagggtgtgtgtgtgtgtgtgtgtgtgtgtgtgtgtgtgtgtgtgtgtgtgtgtgtgtgtgtgtgtgtgtgtgtgtgtgtgttggcgttagtttgtattacatggtggattgaggctgcagtctctttggggGTGTCACATGTACATATAGCCAGAGTTGCgcgtttctttaattattttttgagcaggggtacaaaaaaaaaaaaaaaaacaccttgtcgCTAGGGTGGCTGCAGTTCATCCACACGGGTGCGGCAATGGTTCTCCGAGATGCAGAATTTGGGCATGGCGGCGCGGTGAAGTGGTACCACTCCCCGTTGAGATGGCTGTCACACATGGGGCTGCCCGCCGAGTTGTTGATGTGGTGCTCCATCAGGCTGATAAAGGCAGAGCATGGGGATTGGGGGCAACATGACAGATCATAAAACCTTATGTAGTAGACCGTTATACAAGTTACCATCGTATtagcatagaaaagtgtaatcAAGTATAGTGAgcataaagcataggtaagcattttaaacagtaataatatacatataatatagcAATACATATCAATAGATATGGGACAAACTAGGGTAAGCTATCGTAAATGTATACGCtactataaccatgggaaaagcatggggaaactgcaaaaaaataccTTGGAGATGTCATCCACAACTGAACACGCATTCAAATATCCAGAAGCCATAGCTGTGCGGTTATAGAGTCTCTATTCACACATCTTTAACTGGCGAGTCTGTTTTGAAGAATAATATTCGGGTACGGTTCCAGACTGTTTTTGCATTCTTTTACAACAGCCTTCAAGTTGCAGTTAAACTCATACACAACGATATTTAATCCTTTAGACTTCAACCAAAATCCATTCACCAACTTATTTAGTGGAAATTAGaatggctttatatatatatatatatatatatatatatatatatatatatatatatatatatatatatatatataccaatacattatatactgtataaacatatttgttgttttcaaaggtacagtactgtgcaaaagttttaggcaggtgtaaaaaaatgctgtaaagtaaaaatgctttcaaaaatagacatgttaatagattatatttatcaattaactaaatgcaaagtgagtgaacagaagaaaaatgtaaatcaaattcatatttggtgtgaccaccctttgccttcagaacagcatcaattctaggtacacttgcacaaagtcagggattttttaggcatatagtcaggtgtatgattaaacaattatgcaaaacaggtgctaatgatcatcaattcaatatgtaggttgaaacacaataattaactgaaacagaaacagctgtgtaggaggaataaaactgggtgaggaacagccaaactcagctaacaaggtgaggttgctgaagacagtttattgtcaaaagtcatacaccatggcaagactgagcacagcaacaagacacaaggtagttatactgcatcagcaaggtctctcccaggcagaaatttcaaggcagacaggggtttccagatgtgctgtccaagctcttttgaagaagcacaaagaaactggcaacgtttaggaccgtagacgcagtggtcggccaaggaaacttactgcagcagatgaaagacacatcatgcttacttcccttcgcaatcggaagatgtccagcagtgccatcagcattgacagaaaacagtgggaccctggtagacccatctactgtccggggaagtctggtcagaagtggccttcatggaagacttgcggccaaaaagccatacctccgacgtagAAACAAggtcaagcgactcaactatgcacggaaacacaggaactggggtgcagaaaaatggcagcaggtgctctggaatgatgagtcaa
Protein-coding sequences here:
- the LOC121321758 gene encoding group XIIB secretory phospholipase A2-like protein isoform X2; translation: MKLPVPVLLFLCLSLVPVSSQEADQATPAPQQTLNNTEEDSDWGIGSVRGGFEAVSGYFDSFLELLGGRNGVCQYRCRFGKAPLPRPDYKIPEPNGCSSYFLGLQLDLGIPAMTKCCNQLDLCYDTCGANKYRCDTKFRWCLYGICSDLKKSLGFVSKVKACESVADTLFNTVWTLGCKPFMNSQRGACICDEEEKEEL
- the LOC121321758 gene encoding group XIIB secretory phospholipase A2-like protein isoform X1 → MKLPVPVLLFLCLSLVPVSSQEADQATPAPQQTLNNTEEDSDWGIGSVRGGFEAVSGYFDSFLELLGGRNGVCQYRCRFGKAPLPRPDYKIPEPNGCSSYFLGLQVPETLDLGIPAMTKCCNQLDLCYDTCGANKYRCDTKFRWCLYGICSDLKKSLGFVSKVKACESVADTLFNTVWTLGCKPFMNSQRGACICDEEEKEEL